The Geobacillus genomosp. 3 genome segment CGCCATGCGGTAAATCGTCTCTTCGTCCGTTCCGGCGAGTTTCAATGTCCCGGCTTCGATGCCTTCGGGGCGCTCGGTCGTATCGCGCAACACGAGAACAGGGACGCCAAGCGACGGGGCTTCTTCCTGCACACCGCCGGAATCAGTTAAAATCAAGTACGCCCGGGCGGCAAAATTATGGAAATCGAACACATCAAGCGGCTCAATCAAATGAATGCGCGGGTCGTCGCCCAATACGTCCGCTGCCGCTTCGCGCACCGCCGGGTTTAAATGGACGGGATAGACGACTTGGACATCGTCATGGTCGCGAACGAGGCGTTTGATGGCCCGGAACATGCCGCGCATCGTTTCACCTAAATTTTCGCGGCGATGGGCGGTTAATAAAATCATCCGGTCGTTGCCGATTTTGTCGAGAATGTCGTGGCGATAATCGTCTTTCACCGTCGTTTTCAGCGCATCAATGGCGGTGTTTCCCGTAATAAAGATCGACTCCGGTGCTTTGTTCTCCCGGATTAAATTATCGTACGCCTTTTGCGTCGGGGCGAAATGAAGATCCGTCAACACCCCGGTCAGCTGCCGGTTCATTTCTTCCGGGAACGGCGAGTATTTATTCCAGGTGCGCAGCCCCGCTTCCACGTGGCCGATCGCAATTTGATTGTAAAAGGCGGCGACGCTGGCGACAAACGTCGTCGTCGTATCGCCATGCACGAGCACCAAATCGGGCTGTACTTTCCGCATCACATCATCGAGCCCTTCCAAGGCGCGGGTCGTAATGCCGGCGAGCGTCTGGCGGTCTTTCATAATGTTCAAATCATAATCCGGGCGAATGCCGAAAATGTCCAATACTTGATCCAACATTTGCCGGTGCTGCGCCGTCACCGTTACAATCGGCTCGATCCACTCCGATTGTTTTTGCAGCTCGAGCACGAGCGGCGCCATTTTGATCGCTTCCGGTCTTGTGCCGAAAATCGTCATTACTTTCCGTTTCGTACCCATTGTTTCACCCGCTATTCGTTGTGGTAAAGAAAACTTCAACAAACTACAATATCACAATTCGAGCACTTCCTCAACTTTTGCTTCCCCTTAACCTTCAACACAAACAAAACGGCACGATCCCACTGTAACGGTTCGTGCCGTTGAATTTCTCCAAATGTTGTTCAACCGCCTTCACAAGCTTCCCATGCTCGCTAGCGAACCGGCCCGGGACGGCTGCACTGCTGCTTTGCCTCGGATCGGCTGAAACGGCCGTCGCCAAAGCGGTTTCGGACAGCTGCGCTACAACCGTTTCGCCCCTAAATACCGCGCTTTCCAATACGGATTGCTCAATTGACTGATCATCACGCCCGTTGAGGCGCCGCTATGGACGAACTGGCCGTTGCCGATGTAAATGCCGGCGTGCGACGGGCCTTTTTTGTATGTTTCAAAAAACACGATGTCTCCGACAGCAGGCGAAGAGACTTGTTTCCCGACGTTCCAAATCTGCGCCACTGTCCGCGGCAAGGAGACGCTTTGTTTCTTGAAGACATAGAGAATAAACCCGCTGCAATCAAAGCCGACTTCCGGTGTTTCGCCGCCCCACACATACGGGGTGCCGAGCAGTTCGGCCGCATCGGCGATAAGCCCGATCGGATCGAACGAAACGGCTGGGGCTTGTCCGATCAGGCGCTCGTATGTATCGCCATCCACAACCCCGGTCGCCGGGAGCTTGGCGTCTTGTTGGAAGCGGCGGACCGCATCGGCCGTGATCGTGCCGTAATAGCCGGTAATGGTTGGGTAGGTGAAGTAGCCAAGCTGTTTTAAGTTCGTCTGCACGCGTTCCACATCGTGGCCGCGTGAACCGATGGTCAAACGTATGGCGGGGCGGTTCGGTTCAGCGGGCGGAGCGGTTTTTTTCTTTGCCGCATCGGCGATGCGCGCAAGCGTCGCTTCGTCAGCCAAGCCGGTGGCCGGCAGCCCGTTGTCCTTCTGGAAGCGGCGGACCGCATCGGCCGTGATCGTGCCGTAATAGCCGGTTACGTTCGGGTATGTAAAATAGCCGAGCTGTTTTAAGTTCGTTTGCAGTTGGCTGACTTGGGAACCGCGCGAGCCGATTTTCAAGGCCGCCGGTGAAGGCGATGCGGCAGCCGCCCGTTGGCTCGCCGCCCGCTCGAGGCGCTCAAGCGTGGCGGCATCGGCTGTTCCGTTGGCCGGGAGTCCGTTTGCCCGTTGAAACTGCTTGACCGCTTTTTCCGTCACCGTTCCGAAATAGCCGGTGATCTCCGGATATTGGAAGTAGCCGAGTTGCTTGAGACGCTGTTGGAGCACTTTAACATCGTCGCCGCGCGAACCGACCGCCAGCGCCCGGGCGCTTGGGGTGAACGCGCGCAGCTTCGCGTATGTCGCGTCATCGACCACGCCGGTGACCGGCAAGTTCACCGCCCGTTGAAACGCCTTCACCGCCTCTTCGGTAATCGTCCCGAAGTAGCCGGTCGCCCGCGGATAGGTGAAAAAGCCTTTTTCTTTTAATAGTTGTTGCAGCTCTTTTACTTTCGGAGAAGTCATTCCTTCTTTCCATTCCGCTGCTTCCCCGTCACCTGGCGCCAAAAAGAGCGCAGAGGCAAAAGCGGCAGCTAACACGACATGGCTTGGCTTCACTTTCGTTCCCTCTCCCTTCCCCATTCCTTCCTATTTTGAGTCTATATCATTCGTCTAGTGCGCCACATTGCGGCAGAACCCGACAAATCAGGCGCATTCGACAGCAAAGCTTGACGTTTTTTCCTTTTTCTTTAAGTATAACGAACAGATGATGGGAAAGGAAACACTTTTTTCATATACGAGCGCGGGAACTGGTGGTCGAACAGCTTCTTGCTACTTTTCGCGGTTGTTTCGGGCTGAGTATGGAAACAAGTAGGAAATGCGGCGATGATCACAAATATAGATCGACTGCAAAATTTCGTAAATTAACTGTTTTTCCATGGACAGCCATTCATTGGTGCGGATCAACATGTATTTTTGTTGGAGCTGATTCCATTCGTAGAGGGCAACAGCTAACGTTTTCAAACGGAGGTCAAGCTTGACGATAAACATGTAAAGCTGGCTGACGCATTTAAATACCAAATAAAGCTGGGCCTCATCCGAACAGGCGACTGTGCGAAACAACGTCTCGCCCTCGAATGAAAAATTTCCCTTCTCCCCTTTGCTTCTCAAACAGCGGAGCGAATCAGTGAAATTAGTCGGAACGATCGTTTTCAAACGGATGGAGAACGGGTGTTTCATTTCCTTAATGAATATACGGTACATGTTTTCTCCTTTTTTTGCCTCGTTTCGTTCACGGACAACGAAATCGGCGAGATAAATATTCACTTCCATCCCTCTTTTTCCTATGGTAATAGTAAATATTTACCCTTTTTTACTTATTGTACTATGTCTAGTAAAAGGAAAAAAGATGTCGACCGTTGGAGGGGAAGGTAGTATTGTTCTGATTATGAACGTTTAAGGGTGATGGGCTGAAAAGGAACGAAAATCATCATCGCGCTTTCCTATCTTTAAGATAATGATGTAAAGCGTGGTGACAAACGATGGAAAACCTCGGCGAGATGCTGAAAACGTTGCGGAAACAACAGCGCTGGACACAGGAACAACTGGCTGACAAGTTAAACGTTTCCCGCTCACAAATTAGCAAATGGGAAAACGGCAGCTTGCTTCCTGACATACAATCGCTTAAAAAGCTTTGTCATCTATTTAACGTCAGTGCTGATGTGTTGATTGGCAGTGAAGTGCAGCGGCGAGAACTGTTGCGTGAAGTCAAGCAGCTGTACGGGACAACGGACATGGATGAGAAGACGCTCGCCGCGATTGATTATTTGTTGCAAAACCGGGATATGAGCGAGGTGATGTACACGTTGGCGAAACTGCCCGAGAAAAAGCGAAAGCATGCGGAAACGATGTTGATGACGATCATTAAGGAGTATACTGAAGCCCTCGGCTGACTCCCGCCCTTCGACAAAAAAAGCGCTAACATCGGCTGCTAGCGCCATCGTTGGGGAGTTTTTGAGGACACATTTCTTTCTCTTGAGGATTCGTTTAGAAAGGCATGAATGAGGAAACAGATTAGACGTGCTCCGGCCATTCCCGTGTTTTGCCGGAGTGAAGAAACTGAACCGAATCAGCGACGACTTCCGTCACATAGACGCGTTGACCTTCTTTATTGTCATAGCGGCGCGTCTGGATTCTTCCCGTTACCGCCACCATCGATCCTTTCCGGCAGTAATGGGCGGTATGTTCCGCCGTTTTCCGCCATAACACACATGGAACGAAATCGGCATCAATCCCCCCTTCCGTGTTGCGGAAATTTCTCGCCACCGCCAAGGTGACGGTCGTGACGGCCGCTCCTTCGGCCGTGTAGCGAAGTTCCGGATCCTTCGTCAACCGGCCGACAAGTACGACTTGATTGATCATGTTCCGGTGCATCCCCCCTTTCCGTCCACCGCATCCTTATAATAAAGGATCTCGTTTTTTGCCGTAAAATCGCGATTTTTGTATTTTTCTGCGCAATCTATACATACAATCGACGAAAAAAGCGAAAGCTGCATCCACAATAGGGCCGCAAAATGGTGTTTTTGTCATTCCACAGCAAAAAATGTGGATCGCTTTTTCGGCCGCAGGCATGTCATCCGGTTTTTCTTCCCATGACCGCCTATGCTATAATCATGGGGAAGACAACGGTAATGAGGTGGACGATATGAAAACGTTCAAGCTTGTCGGGCTCTCGGTCATTGATAGGGAAATGCGCCGCCAGGACATCCCGTTTATTGACGGCTTGATCATTAATAAAGAGGACGGCCAAAACCGCTGGCTTGTCGAAGCGTATTTGGATGATCATTATGAGCCGATGTTTGCCGGCTTGAAGGAACAACCGGAGTTTCAGCTGCAAGTGACGATCACCAATCCGGGCAACGATCCGGCGAA includes the following:
- the wecB gene encoding non-hydrolyzing UDP-N-acetylglucosamine 2-epimerase, whose protein sequence is MGTKRKVMTIFGTRPEAIKMAPLVLELQKQSEWIEPIVTVTAQHRQMLDQVLDIFGIRPDYDLNIMKDRQTLAGITTRALEGLDDVMRKVQPDLVLVHGDTTTTFVASVAAFYNQIAIGHVEAGLRTWNKYSPFPEEMNRQLTGVLTDLHFAPTQKAYDNLIRENKAPESIFITGNTAIDALKTTVKDDYRHDILDKIGNDRMILLTAHRRENLGETMRGMFRAIKRLVRDHDDVQVVYPVHLNPAVREAAADVLGDDPRIHLIEPLDVFDFHNFAARAYLILTDSGGVQEEAPSLGVPVLVLRDTTERPEGIEAGTLKLAGTDEETIYRMASQLLTDQGEHEKMAKASNPYGDGQASKRIVEAILYYFGYKEKRPEMFRP
- a CDS encoding peptidoglycan-binding protein, which gives rise to MKPSHVVLAAAFASALFLAPGDGEAAEWKEGMTSPKVKELQQLLKEKGFFTYPRATGYFGTITEEAVKAFQRAVNLPVTGVVDDATYAKLRAFTPSARALAVGSRGDDVKVLQQRLKQLGYFQYPEITGYFGTVTEKAVKQFQRANGLPANGTADAATLERLERAASQRAAAASPSPAALKIGSRGSQVSQLQTNLKQLGYFTYPNVTGYYGTITADAVRRFQKDNGLPATGLADEATLARIADAAKKKTAPPAEPNRPAIRLTIGSRGHDVERVQTNLKQLGYFTYPTITGYYGTITADAVRRFQQDAKLPATGVVDGDTYERLIGQAPAVSFDPIGLIADAAELLGTPYVWGGETPEVGFDCSGFILYVFKKQSVSLPRTVAQIWNVGKQVSSPAVGDIVFFETYKKGPSHAGIYIGNGQFVHSGASTGVMISQLSNPYWKARYLGAKRL
- a CDS encoding helix-turn-helix domain-containing protein; translated protein: MENLGEMLKTLRKQQRWTQEQLADKLNVSRSQISKWENGSLLPDIQSLKKLCHLFNVSADVLIGSEVQRRELLREVKQLYGTTDMDEKTLAAIDYLLQNRDMSEVMYTLAKLPEKKRKHAETMLMTIIKEYTEALG
- the ssb gene encoding single-stranded DNA-binding protein produces the protein MHRNMINQVVLVGRLTKDPELRYTAEGAAVTTVTLAVARNFRNTEGGIDADFVPCVLWRKTAEHTAHYCRKGSMVAVTGRIQTRRYDNKEGQRVYVTEVVADSVQFLHSGKTREWPEHV
- a CDS encoding YwpF-like family protein, with translation MKTFKLVGLSVIDREMRRQDIPFIDGLIINKEDGQNRWLVEAYLDDHYEPMFAGLKEQPEFQLQVTITNPGNDPANMLVAVRSITKMNGHISVLMEGLMIPRRTHLAEVVLAGLVEKGLQGEALLKEFRQQMDERQGARTHHERNR